One segment of Panicum virgatum strain AP13 chromosome 1K, P.virgatum_v5, whole genome shotgun sequence DNA contains the following:
- the LOC120711300 gene encoding protein argonaute MEL1-like isoform X3, translated as MLLNQAVPYNTHSDKDSGNDESGEDDTLVGSEVDNCEEGPVPRSSNFHAEETGEYEAKHGFSDQHDIDDTQVGLDEMEEVDISEEGTEAIEGSEHGSDQLSDLDIDDTQVGSDEMEEVDSSEEETGAIEGSKHVSDQLSDLQDIDDGSDEDLWVVASLDWPGANVYRTLLSSQPRNEVIITDLNSQLSELVHEFHQSTKKMPIRIIYFRNGVTEDQLRHTFEHEIDAIRMVCPGARITFVVVAQKSHEFLRSEIGEDCNLTKFFCSHVDEKSNTHVGYRVLHDDNYFTPDKILSLCTDLLIRRVRWRFPQLSMAPAAYIAHETALMACDYVEKNRVMQP; from the exons ATG CTTCTTAATCAGGCTGTACCATACAACACACATTCTGATAAGGATTCCGGCAATGATGAATCGGGAGAGGATGACACCCTGGTTGGTTCAGAAGTTGATAACTGTGAGGAAGGCCCTGTCCCGCGCAGTTCAAACTTTCACGCCGAAGAGACAGGAGAATATGAAGCTAAACATGGATTCTCTGACCAGCATGACATAGATGACACCCAGGTTGGTTTAGATGAGATGGAAGAAGTTGATATCAGTGAGGAAGGGACAGAAGCAATTGAAGGATCTGAACATGGATCTGATCAGCTCTCTGACCTGGACATAGATGACACCCAGGTTGGTTCAGATGAGATGGAAGAAGTTGATAGTAGTGAGGAAGAGACAGGAGCAATTGAAGGATCTAAACATGTATCTGATCAGCTCTCTGACCTGCAGGACATAGATGATGGAAGTGATGAAGACCTATGG GTGGTAGCATCACTGGATTGGCCAGGAGCCAATGTCTATAGAACTCTGCTCTCTTCTCAACCTCGTAATGAAGTCATCATAACAGACCTTAATAGTCAACTCAG TGAGCTAGTGCATGAATTCCACCAGAGTACAAAAAAAATGCCTATCAGGATAATCTACTTCAG AAATGGTGTAACTGAAGATCAACTTAGGCACACTTTTGAGCATGAAATAGATGCTATTAGAATG GTTTGTCCTGGAGCACGAATCACATTTGTGGTTGTTGCCCAAAAGTCTCATGAATTTCTAA GATCTGAAATTGGAGAAGATTGCAATCTTACAAAGTTCTTTTGTAGCCATGTTGATGAG AAAAGCAACACACATGTCGGTTATCGTGTGCTTCATGATGACAACTACTTTACACCTGATAAAATCCTTTCATTATGCACTGATCTACTTATCCG CCGTGTTCGTTGGAGGTTCCCACAACTATCGATGG CTCCAGCGGCCTATATTGCACACGAAACAGCATTGATGGCGTGCGACTATGTTGAAAAGAACAG GGTGATGCAACCTTGA
- the LOC120711300 gene encoding uncharacterized protein LOC120711300 isoform X4, giving the protein MLLNQAVPYNTHSDKDSGNDESGEDDTLVGSEVDNCEEGPVPRSSNFHAEETGEYEAKHGFSDQHDIDDTQVGLDEMEEVDISEEGTEAIEGSEHGSDQLSDLDIDDTQVGSDEMEEVDSSEEETGAIEGSKHVSDQLSDLQDIDDGSDEDLWVVASLDWPGANVYRTLLSSQPRNEVIITDLNSQLSELVHEFHQSTKKMPIRIIYFRNGVTEDQLRHTFEHEIDAIRMDLKLEKIAILQSSFVAMLMRKATHMSVIVCFMMTTTLHLIKSFHYALIYLSAVFVGGSHNYRWLQRPILHTKQH; this is encoded by the exons ATG CTTCTTAATCAGGCTGTACCATACAACACACATTCTGATAAGGATTCCGGCAATGATGAATCGGGAGAGGATGACACCCTGGTTGGTTCAGAAGTTGATAACTGTGAGGAAGGCCCTGTCCCGCGCAGTTCAAACTTTCACGCCGAAGAGACAGGAGAATATGAAGCTAAACATGGATTCTCTGACCAGCATGACATAGATGACACCCAGGTTGGTTTAGATGAGATGGAAGAAGTTGATATCAGTGAGGAAGGGACAGAAGCAATTGAAGGATCTGAACATGGATCTGATCAGCTCTCTGACCTGGACATAGATGACACCCAGGTTGGTTCAGATGAGATGGAAGAAGTTGATAGTAGTGAGGAAGAGACAGGAGCAATTGAAGGATCTAAACATGTATCTGATCAGCTCTCTGACCTGCAGGACATAGATGATGGAAGTGATGAAGACCTATGG GTGGTAGCATCACTGGATTGGCCAGGAGCCAATGTCTATAGAACTCTGCTCTCTTCTCAACCTCGTAATGAAGTCATCATAACAGACCTTAATAGTCAACTCAG TGAGCTAGTGCATGAATTCCACCAGAGTACAAAAAAAATGCCTATCAGGATAATCTACTTCAG AAATGGTGTAACTGAAGATCAACTTAGGCACACTTTTGAGCATGAAATAGATGCTATTAGAATG GATCTGAAATTGGAGAAGATTGCAATCTTACAAAGTTCTTTTGTAGCCATGTTGATGAG AAAAGCAACACACATGTCGGTTATCGTGTGCTTCATGATGACAACTACTTTACACCTGATAAAATCCTTTCATTATGCACTGATCTACTTATCCG CCGTGTTCGTTGGAGGTTCCCACAACTATCGATGG CTCCAGCGGCCTATATTGCACACGAAACAGCATTGA
- the LOC120711291 gene encoding uncharacterized protein LOC120711291, producing MASARHVHIEGLQTALPTRKVEPGLARPVSVAAPPLPAAALQRRARVVLYYRAEADGAAAPWDPEEALLAKESLSEAVADHPEMAGRLRRRADGSWEVKLNDTGVRLVLATAEATVDDFVGAGAGREAALAPWTDVDAEDPDMCALCFVQLTRFQGDGGYAVGVSCSLMLCDPVSLARFLLSWARTHAEIKARSKAAPIPMMQYAGYFHRPGTMTRRVRSLPLDAFAAGAAAETMLFRASAGSGAPRDHRALARACVDEASERLGAGTTVLRFSLVAIARDGVGDNPRGMTVETCAGAADSRLPVSGHELEVAQWQDLGLEEFALRGSKPVHVSCSIVTGGDEALVVLIPDGKGFLVTATVPKQTEK from the exons ATGGCGTCCGCGCGCCACGTCCACATCGAGGGCCTGCAGACGGCGCTGCCGACGCGCAAGGTGGAGCCGGGGCTGGCGCGCCCCGTGTCCGTGGCCGCGcccccgctcccggccgccgcgctgcaGCGCCGCGCCCGCGTCGTGCTCTACTACCGCGCGGAGGcagatggcgcggcggcgccgtgggaCCCCGAGGAGGCGCTCCTGGCGAAGGAGTCCCTGAGCGAGGCCGTGGCCGACCACCCGGAGATGGCcggccggctccggcgccgcgccgACGGGTCCTGGGAGGTGAAGCTCAACGACACGGGGGTCAGGCTCGTGCTCGCCACGGCGGAGGCCACCGTGGACGActtcgtcggcgccggcgccggccgggagGCCGCGCTCGCGCCGTGGACCGACGTGGACGCCGAGGACCCCGACATGTGCGCCCTCTGCTTCGTGCAG CTGACACGGTTCCAGGGCGACGGTGGCTACGCCGTGGGCGTGAGCTGCAGCCTGATGCTGTGCGACCCGGTGTCGCTGGCGCGCTTCCTCCTGTCGTGGGCGCGCACGCACGCCGAGATCAAGGCCCGGAGCAAGGCCGCCCCCATCCCGATGATGCAGTACGCCGGCTACTTCCATCGCCCGGGCACCATGACCCGCCGCGTCAGGTCCCTCCCGCTCgacgccttcgccgccggcgccgccgccgagacgATGCTCTTCAGGGCcagcgccggcagcggcgcgcccCGCGATCACCGCGCGCTCGCCAGGGCCTGCGTCGACGAGGCCAGCGAGAGACTCGGCGCGGGGACGACGGTGCTGCGGTTCTCGCTCGTCGCCATCGCCAGGGACGGCGTCGGGGACAACCCGCGGGGGATGACCGTGGAGAcgtgcgccggcgcggcggacagCCGCCTGCCGGTGTCCGGGCACGAGCTCGAGGTTGCGCAGTGGCAGGACCTTGGGCTGGAGGAGTTCGCGCTGAGGGGGAGCAAGCCCGTGCACGTGTCCTGCAGCATCGTGACCGGCGGCGACGAAGCGCTCGTGGTCTTGATCCCCGACGGCAAAGGGTTCCTGGTCACGGCGACTGTCCCGAAACAGACCGAGAAATGA
- the LOC120711300 gene encoding protein argonaute MEL1-like isoform X5 yields MEEVDISEEGTEAIEGSEHGSDQLSDLDIDDTQVGSDEMEEVDSSEEETGAIEGSKHVSDQLSDLQDIDDGSDEDLWVVASLDWPGANVYRTLLSSQPRNEVIITDLNSQLSELVHEFHQSTKKMPIRIIYFRNGVTEDQLRHTFEHEIDAIRMVCPGARITFVVVAQKSHEFLRSEIGEDCNLTKFFCSHVDEKSNTHVGYRVLHDDNYFTPDKILSLCTDLLIRRVRWRFPQLSMAPAAYIAHETALMACDYVEKNRLDDGTFFLPRIFI; encoded by the exons ATGGAAGAAGTTGATATCAGTGAGGAAGGGACAGAAGCAATTGAAGGATCTGAACATGGATCTGATCAGCTCTCTGACCTGGACATAGATGACACCCAGGTTGGTTCAGATGAGATGGAAGAAGTTGATAGTAGTGAGGAAGAGACAGGAGCAATTGAAGGATCTAAACATGTATCTGATCAGCTCTCTGACCTGCAGGACATAGATGATGGAAGTGATGAAGACCTATGG GTGGTAGCATCACTGGATTGGCCAGGAGCCAATGTCTATAGAACTCTGCTCTCTTCTCAACCTCGTAATGAAGTCATCATAACAGACCTTAATAGTCAACTCAG TGAGCTAGTGCATGAATTCCACCAGAGTACAAAAAAAATGCCTATCAGGATAATCTACTTCAG AAATGGTGTAACTGAAGATCAACTTAGGCACACTTTTGAGCATGAAATAGATGCTATTAGAATG GTTTGTCCTGGAGCACGAATCACATTTGTGGTTGTTGCCCAAAAGTCTCATGAATTTCTAA GATCTGAAATTGGAGAAGATTGCAATCTTACAAAGTTCTTTTGTAGCCATGTTGATGAG AAAAGCAACACACATGTCGGTTATCGTGTGCTTCATGATGACAACTACTTTACACCTGATAAAATCCTTTCATTATGCACTGATCTACTTATCCG CCGTGTTCGTTGGAGGTTCCCACAACTATCGATGG CTCCAGCGGCCTATATTGCACACGAAACAGCATTGATGGCGTGCGACTATGTTGAAAAGAACAGGTTGGATGATGGCACTTTCTTCCTCCCTCGAATTTTCATTTAG
- the LOC120711300 gene encoding protein argonaute MEL1-like isoform X1: MLLNQAVPYNTHSDKDSGNDESGEDDTLVGSEVDNCEEGPVPRSSNFHAEETGEYEAKHGFSDQHDIDDTQVGLDEMEEVDISEEGTEAIEGSEHGSDQLSDLDIDDTQVGSDEMEEVDSSEEETGAIEGSKHVSDQLSDLQDIDDGSDEDLWVVASLDWPGANVYRTLLSSQPRNEVIITDLNSQLSELVHEFHQSTKKMPIRIIYFRNGVTEDQLRHTFEHEIDAIRMVCPGARITFVVVAQKSHEFLRSEIGEDCNLTKFFCSHVDEKSNTHVGYRVLHDDNYFTPDKILSLCTDLLIRRVRWRFPQLSMAPAAYIAHETALMACDYVEKNRLDDGTFFLPRIFI; this comes from the exons ATG CTTCTTAATCAGGCTGTACCATACAACACACATTCTGATAAGGATTCCGGCAATGATGAATCGGGAGAGGATGACACCCTGGTTGGTTCAGAAGTTGATAACTGTGAGGAAGGCCCTGTCCCGCGCAGTTCAAACTTTCACGCCGAAGAGACAGGAGAATATGAAGCTAAACATGGATTCTCTGACCAGCATGACATAGATGACACCCAGGTTGGTTTAGATGAGATGGAAGAAGTTGATATCAGTGAGGAAGGGACAGAAGCAATTGAAGGATCTGAACATGGATCTGATCAGCTCTCTGACCTGGACATAGATGACACCCAGGTTGGTTCAGATGAGATGGAAGAAGTTGATAGTAGTGAGGAAGAGACAGGAGCAATTGAAGGATCTAAACATGTATCTGATCAGCTCTCTGACCTGCAGGACATAGATGATGGAAGTGATGAAGACCTATGG GTGGTAGCATCACTGGATTGGCCAGGAGCCAATGTCTATAGAACTCTGCTCTCTTCTCAACCTCGTAATGAAGTCATCATAACAGACCTTAATAGTCAACTCAG TGAGCTAGTGCATGAATTCCACCAGAGTACAAAAAAAATGCCTATCAGGATAATCTACTTCAG AAATGGTGTAACTGAAGATCAACTTAGGCACACTTTTGAGCATGAAATAGATGCTATTAGAATG GTTTGTCCTGGAGCACGAATCACATTTGTGGTTGTTGCCCAAAAGTCTCATGAATTTCTAA GATCTGAAATTGGAGAAGATTGCAATCTTACAAAGTTCTTTTGTAGCCATGTTGATGAG AAAAGCAACACACATGTCGGTTATCGTGTGCTTCATGATGACAACTACTTTACACCTGATAAAATCCTTTCATTATGCACTGATCTACTTATCCG CCGTGTTCGTTGGAGGTTCCCACAACTATCGATGG CTCCAGCGGCCTATATTGCACACGAAACAGCATTGATGGCGTGCGACTATGTTGAAAAGAACAGGTTGGATGATGGCACTTTCTTCCTCCCTCGAATTTTCATTTAG
- the LOC120711300 gene encoding protein argonaute MEL1-like isoform X2, with protein MAVPYNTHSDKDSGNDESGEDDTLVGSEVDNCEEGPVPRSSNFHAEETGEYEAKHGFSDQHDIDDTQVGLDEMEEVDISEEGTEAIEGSEHGSDQLSDLDIDDTQVGSDEMEEVDSSEEETGAIEGSKHVSDQLSDLQDIDDGSDEDLWVVASLDWPGANVYRTLLSSQPRNEVIITDLNSQLSELVHEFHQSTKKMPIRIIYFRNGVTEDQLRHTFEHEIDAIRMVCPGARITFVVVAQKSHEFLRSEIGEDCNLTKFFCSHVDEKSNTHVGYRVLHDDNYFTPDKILSLCTDLLIRRVRWRFPQLSMAPAAYIAHETALMACDYVEKNRLDDGTFFLPRIFI; from the exons ATG GCTGTACCATACAACACACATTCTGATAAGGATTCCGGCAATGATGAATCGGGAGAGGATGACACCCTGGTTGGTTCAGAAGTTGATAACTGTGAGGAAGGCCCTGTCCCGCGCAGTTCAAACTTTCACGCCGAAGAGACAGGAGAATATGAAGCTAAACATGGATTCTCTGACCAGCATGACATAGATGACACCCAGGTTGGTTTAGATGAGATGGAAGAAGTTGATATCAGTGAGGAAGGGACAGAAGCAATTGAAGGATCTGAACATGGATCTGATCAGCTCTCTGACCTGGACATAGATGACACCCAGGTTGGTTCAGATGAGATGGAAGAAGTTGATAGTAGTGAGGAAGAGACAGGAGCAATTGAAGGATCTAAACATGTATCTGATCAGCTCTCTGACCTGCAGGACATAGATGATGGAAGTGATGAAGACCTATGG GTGGTAGCATCACTGGATTGGCCAGGAGCCAATGTCTATAGAACTCTGCTCTCTTCTCAACCTCGTAATGAAGTCATCATAACAGACCTTAATAGTCAACTCAG TGAGCTAGTGCATGAATTCCACCAGAGTACAAAAAAAATGCCTATCAGGATAATCTACTTCAG AAATGGTGTAACTGAAGATCAACTTAGGCACACTTTTGAGCATGAAATAGATGCTATTAGAATG GTTTGTCCTGGAGCACGAATCACATTTGTGGTTGTTGCCCAAAAGTCTCATGAATTTCTAA GATCTGAAATTGGAGAAGATTGCAATCTTACAAAGTTCTTTTGTAGCCATGTTGATGAG AAAAGCAACACACATGTCGGTTATCGTGTGCTTCATGATGACAACTACTTTACACCTGATAAAATCCTTTCATTATGCACTGATCTACTTATCCG CCGTGTTCGTTGGAGGTTCCCACAACTATCGATGG CTCCAGCGGCCTATATTGCACACGAAACAGCATTGATGGCGTGCGACTATGTTGAAAAGAACAGGTTGGATGATGGCACTTTCTTCCTCCCTCGAATTTTCATTTAG